Proteins encoded within one genomic window of Vidua macroura isolate BioBank_ID:100142 chromosome 2, ASM2450914v1, whole genome shotgun sequence:
- the WBP4 gene encoding WW domain-binding protein 4 — protein MADYWKSQPKKFCDYCKCWIADNRPSIEFHERGKNHKENVAKRISEIKKKSLEKAKEEENMSKEFAAMEEAAMKAYQEDMKRLGIKPDDVGSSSTQIKTQSNTVETKAKKEKKEKKEKKEKKKKTPQDASMPSKIETKEWVQGLSPEGYTYYYNTKTGESQWEKPKGFQGNSQNSQMGAEWVEGVTEDGHTYYYNTQTGVSTWEKPDGFVSSSNEKGQCDKTAETTSESDSEDSENEAESSETNVKRKGESEEGKKSPKAKKLSPYGKWREVKSEETMDKEESTSASQETSSDGSNKTNPYGKWKALKEVGEEQEEEEAGEKVDLELPSTESDNVAPPVLEDPEEETVIFKEKTVTSLGDLTEGVPTFKKRKFENGKSRNLRQRLSDQ, from the exons AT ggCCGATTACTGGAAATCTCAGCCTAAAAAATTCTGCGATTACTGCAAGTGCTGGATAGCAGACAACAGACCT AGCATTGAGTTTcatgaaagaggaaagaatCATAAAGAAAATGTGGCAAAGAGAATTAGTGAG attaagaagaaaagcttggaaaaggcaaaagaagaagaaaacatgtcAAAAGAATTTGCAGCAATGGAGGAGGCTGCAATGAAAGCCTATCAAGAGGATATGAAAAGGCTTGGAATTAAGCCAG atgATGTAGGGTCCAGTTCAACACAGATTAAAACGCAGAGTAACACAGTGGAAactaaagcaaagaaagaaaagaaagagaagaaggaaaagaaagaaaagaaaaaaaagacacctCAGGATGCCTCGATGCCATCCAAAATTGAAACGAAGGAGTGGGTGCAAGGATTATCTCCCGAAGGCTATACATACTACTACAACACAAAAACTGGAG aatcACAGTGGGAGAAACCTAAAGGATTCCAAGGCAACTCTCAAAACTCGCAAATG GGAGCAGAGTGGGTGGAAGGTGTCACTGAAGATGGTCATACCTATTACTATAACACACAAACTGGAG TATCCACATGGGAGAAACCGGAtggttttgtttcatcttcAAATGAGAAGGGTCAGTGTGACAAGACTGCAGAAACAACATCTGAATCAGACTCAGAAGACAGTGAGAATGAAGCAGAGAGTTCAGAAACAAACGTCAAG aggaaaggagaatcagaggaagggaaaaaatctcCCAAAGCTAAAAAGTTAAGCCCTTATGGGAAATGGCGAGAAGTTAAGTCAGAAGAAACCATGGATAAAGAGGAGAGTACATCAGCTTCCCAAGAAACCTCTAGTGATGGATCTAACAAGACCAACCCTTATGGAAAATGGAAAGCACTTAAGGAAGTAGgggaagaacaagaagaagaagaagcagg TGAAAAAGTGGACCTGGAGCTTCCAAGTACAGAGAGTGACAATGTAGCACCCCCAGTGCTAGAGGATCCAGAAGAGGAAACAGTCATATTTAAAGAGAAGACAGTCACCTCCCTTGGAGACCTGACAGAAGGGGTGCCAACATTTAAGAAGAGGaaatttgaaaatggaaaatctaGAAACTTAAGACAAAGACTAAGTGATCAGTAA